The Solanum pennellii chromosome 4, SPENNV200 genomic interval NNNNNNNNNNNNNNNNNNNNNNNNNNNNNNNNNNNNNNNNNNNNNNNNNNNNNNNNNNNNNNNNNNNNNNNNNNNNNNNNNNNNNNNNNNNNNNNNNNNNNNNNNNNNNNNNNNNNNNNNNNNNNNNNNNNNNNNNNNNNNNNNNNNNNNNNNNNNNNNNNNNNNNNNNNNNNNNNNNNNNNNNNNNNNNNNNNNNNNNNNNNNNNNNNNNNNNNNNNNNNNNNNNNNNNNNNNNNNNNNNNNNNNNNNNNNNNNNNNNNNNNNNNNNNNNNNNNNNNNNNNNNNNNNNNNNNNNNNNNNNNNNNNNNNNNNNNNNNNNNNNNNNNNNNNNNNNNNNNNNNNNNNNNNNNNNNNNNNNNNNNNNNNNNNNNNNNNNNNNNNNNNNNNNNNNNNNNNNNNNNNNNNNNNNNNNNNNNNNNNNNNNNNNNNNNNNNNNNNNNNNNNNNNNNNNNNNNNNNNNNNNNNNNNNNNNNNNNNNNNNNNNNNNNNNNNNNNNNNNNNNNNNNNNNNNNNNNNNNNNNNNNNNNNNNNNNNNNNNNNNNNNNNNNNNNNNNNNNNNNNNNNNNNNNNNNNNNNNNNNNNNNNNNNNNNNNNNNNNNNNNNNNNNNNNNNNNNNNNNNNNNNNNNNNNNNNNNNNNNNNNNNNNNNNNNNNNNNNNNNNNNNNNNNNNNNNNNNNNNNNNNNNNNNNNNNNNNNNNNNNNNNNNNNNNNNNNNNNNNNNNNNNNNNNNNNNNNNNNNNNNNNNNNNNNNNNNNNNNNNNNNNNNNNNNNNNNNNNNNNNNNNNNNNNNNNNNNNNNNNNNNNNNNNNNNNNNNNNNNNNNNNNNNNNNNNNNNNNNNNNNNNNNNNNNNNNNNNNNNNNNNNNNNNNNNNNNNNNNNNNNNNNNNNNNNNNNNNNNNNNNNNNNNNNNNNNNNNNNNNNNNNNNNNNNNNNNNNNNNNNNNNNNNNNNNNNNNNNNNNNNNNNNNNNNNNNNNNNNNNNNNNNNNNNNNNNNNNNNNNNNNNNNNNNNNNNNNNNNNNNNNNNNNNNNNNNNNNNNNNNNNNNNNNNNNNNNNNNNNNNNNNNNNNNNNNNNNNNNNNNNNNNNNNNNNNNNNNNNNNNNNNNNNNNNNNNNNNNNNNNNNNNNNNNNNNNNNNNNNNNNNNNNNNNNNNNNNNNNNNNNNNNNNNNNNNNNNNNNNNNNNNNNNNNNNNNNNNNNNNNNNNNNNNNNNNNNNNNNNNNNNNNNNNNNNNNNNNNNNNNNNNNNNNNNNNNNNNNNNNNNNNNNNNNNNNNNNNNNNNNNNNNNNNNNNNNNNNNNNNNNNNNNNNNNNNNNNNNNNNNNNNNNNNNNNNNNNNNNNNNNNNNNNNNNNNNNNNNNNNNNNNNNNNNNNNNNNNNNNNNNNNNNNNNNNNNNNNNNNNNNNNNNNNNNNNNNNNNNNNNNNNNNNNNNNNNNNNNNNNNNNNNNNNNNNNNNNNNNNNNNNNNNNNNNNNNNNNNNNNNNNNNNNNNNNNNNNNNNNNNNNNNNNNNNNNNNNNNNNNNNNNNNNNNNNNNNNNNNNNNNNNNNNNNNNNNNNNNNNNNNNNNNNNNNNNNNNNNNNNNNNNNNNNNNNNNNNNNNNNNNNNNNNNNNNNNNNNNNNNNNNNNNNNNNNNNNNNNNNNNNNNNNNNNNNNNNNNNNNNNNNNNNNNNNNNNNNNNNNNNNNNNNNNNNNNNNNNNNNNNNNNNNNNNNNNNNNNNNNNNNNNNNNNNNNNNNNNNNNNNNNNNNNNNNNNNNNNNNNNNNNNNNNNNNNNNNNNNNNNNNNNNNNNNNNNNNNNNNNNNNNNNNNNNNNNNNNNNNNNNNNNNNNNNNNNNNNNNNNNNNNNNNNNNNNNNNNNNNNNNNNNNNNNNNNNNNNNNNNNNNNNNNNNNNNNNNNNNNNNNNNNNNNNNNNNNNNNNNNNNNNNNNNNNNNNNNNNNNNNNNNNNNNNNNNNNNNNNNNNNNNNNNNNNNNNNNNNNNNNNNNNNNNNNNNNNNNNNNNNNNNNNNNNNNNNNNNNNNNNNNNNNNNNNNNNNNNNNNNNNNNNNNNNNNNNNNNNNNNNNNNNNNNNNNNNNNNNNNNNNNNNNNNNNNNNNNNNNNNNNNNNNNNNNNNNNNNNNNNNNNNNNNNNNNNNNNNNNNNNNNNNNNNNNNNNNNNNNNNNNNNNNNNNNNNNNNNNNNNNNNNNNNNNNNNNNNNNNNNNNNNNNNNNNNNNNNNNNNNNNNNNNNNNNNNNNNNNNNNNNNNNNNNNNNNNNNNNNNNNNNNNNNNNNNNNNNNNNNNNNNNNNNNNNNNNNNNNNNNNNNNNNNNNNNNNNNNNNNNNNNNNNNNNNNNNNNNNNNNNNNNNNNNNNNNNNNNNNNNNNNNNNNNNNNNNNNNNNNNNNNNNNNNNNNNNNNNNNNNNNNNNNNNNNNNNNNNNNNNNNNNNNNNNNNNNNNNNNNNNNNNNNNNNNNNNNNNNNNNNNNNNNNNNNNNNNNNNNNNNNNNNNNNNNNNNNNNNNNNNNNNNNNNNNNNNNNNNNNNNNNNNNNNNNNNNNNNNNNNNNNNNNNNNNNNNNNNNNNNNNNNNNNNNNNNNNNNNNNNNNNNNNNNNNNNNNNNNNNNNNNNNNNNNNNNNNNNNNNNNNNNNNNNNNNNNNNNNNNNNNNNNNNNNNNNNNNNNNNNNNNNNNNNNNNNNNNNNNNNNNNNNNNNNNNNNNNNNNNNNNNNNNNNNNNNNNNNNNNNNNNNNNNNNNNNNNNNNNNNNNNNNNNNNNNNNNNNNNNNNNNNNNNNNNNNNNNNNNNNNNNNNNNNNNNNNNNNNNNNNNNNNNNNNNNNNNNNNNNNNNNNNNNNNNNNNNNNNNNNNNNNNNNNNNNNNNNNNNNNNNNNNNNNNNNNNNNNNNNNNNNNNNNNNNNNNNNNNNNNNNNNNNNNNNNNNNNNNNNNNNNNNNNNNNNNNNNNNNNNNNNNNNNNNNNNNNNNNNNNNNNNNNNNNNNNNNNNNNNNNNNNNNNNNNNNNNNNNNNNNNNNNNNNNNNNNNNNNNNNNNNNNNNNNNNNNNNNNNNNNNNNNNNNNNNNNNNNNNNNNNNNNNNNNNNNNNNNNNNNNNNNNNNNNNNNNNNNNNNNNNNNNNNNNNNNNNNNNNNNNNNNNNNNNNNNNNNNNNNNNNNNNNNNNNNNNNNNNNNNNNNNNNNNNNNNNNNNNNNNNNNNNNNNNNNNNNNNNNNNNNNNNNNNNNNNNNNNNNNNNNNNNNNNNNNNNNNNNNNNNNNNNNNNNNNNNNNNNNNNNNNNNNNNNNNNNNNNNNNNNNNNNNNNNNNNNNNNNNNNNNNNNNNNNNNNNNNNNNNNNNNNNNNNNNNNNNNNNNNNNNNNNNNNNNNNNNNNNNNNNNNNNNNNNNNNNNNNNNNNNNNNNNNNNNNNNNNNNNNNNNNNNNNNNNNNNNNNNNNNNNNNNNNNNNNNNNNNNNNNNNNNNNNNNNNNNNNNNNNNNNNNNNNNNNNNNNNNNNNNNNNNNNNNNNNNNNNNNNNNNNNNNNNNNNNNNNNNNNNNNNNNNNNNNNNNNNNNNNNNNNNNNNNNNNNNNNNNNNNNNNNNNNNNNNNNNNNNNNNNNNNNNNNNNNNNNNNNNNNNNNNNNNNNNNNNNNNNNNNNNNNNNNNNNNNNNNNNNNNNNNNNNNNNNNNNNNNNNNNNNNNNNNNNNNNNNNNNNNNNNNNNNNNNNNNNNNNNNNNNNNNNNNNNNNNNNNNNNNNNNNNNNNNNNNNNNNNNNNNNNNNNNNNNNNNNNNNNNNNNNNNNNNNNNNNNNNNNNNNNNNNNNNNNNNNNNNNNNNNNNNNNNNNNNNNNNNNNNNNNNNNNNNNNNNNNNNNNNNNNNNNNNNNNNNNNNNNNNNNNNNNNNNNNNNNNNNNNNNNNNNNNNNNNNNNNNNNNNNNNNNNNNNNNNNNNNNNNNNNNNNNNNNNNNNNNNNNNNNNNNNNNNNNNNNNNNNNNNNNNNNNNNNNNNNNNNNNNNNNNNNNNNNNNNNNNNNNNNNNNNNNNNNNNNNNNNNNNNNNNNNNNNNNNNNNNNNNNNNNNNNNNNNNNNNNNNNNNNNNNNNNNNNNNNNNNNNNNNNNNNNNNNNNNNNNNNNNNNNNNNNNNNNNNNNNNNNNNNNNNNNNNNNNNNNNNNNNNNNNNNNNNNNNNNNNNNNNNNNNNNNNNNNNNNNNNNNNNNNNNNNNNNNNNNNNNNNNNNNNNNNNNNNNNNNNNNNNNNNNNNNNNNNNNNNNNNNNNNNNNNNNNNNNNNNNNNNNNNNNNNNNNNNNNNNNNNNNNNNNNNNNNNNNNNNNNNNNNNNNNNNNNNNNNNNNNNNNNNNNNNNNNNNNNNNNNNNNNNNNNNNNNNNNNNNNNNNNNNNNNNNNNNNNNNNNNNNNNNNNNNNNNNNNNNNNNNNNNNNNNNNNNNNNNNNNNNNNNNNNNNNNNNNNNNNNNNNNNNNNNNNNNNNNNNNNNNNNNNNNNNNNNNNNNNNNNNNNNNNNNNNNNNNNNNNNNNNNNNNNNNNNNNNNNNNNNNNNNNNNNNNNNNNNNNNNNNNNNNNNNNNNNNNNNNNNNNNNNNNNNNNNNNNNNNNNNNNNNNNNNNNNNNNNNNNNNNNNNNNNNNNNNNNNNNNNNNNNNNNNNNNNNNNNNNNNNNNNNNNNNNNNNNNNNNNNNNNNNNNNNNNNNNNNNNNNNNNNNNNNNNNNNNNNNNNNNNNNNNNNNNNNNNNNNNNNNNNNNNNNNNNNNNNNNNNNNNNNNNNNNNNNNNNNNNNNNNNNNNNNNNNNNNNNNNNNNNNNNNNNNNNNNNNNNNNNNNNNNNNNNNNNNNNNNNNNNNNNNNNNNNNNNNNNNNNNNNNNNNNNNNNNNNNNNNNNNNNNNNNNNNNNNNNNNNNNNNNNNNNNNNNNNNNNNNNNNNNNNNNNNNNNNNNNNNNNNNNNNNNNNNNNNNNNNNNNNNNNNNNNNNNNNNNNNNNNNNNNNNNNNNNNNNNNNNNNNNNNNNNNNNNNNNNNNNNNNNNNNNNNNNNNNNNNNNNNNNNNNNNNNNNNNNNNNNNNNNNNNNNNNNNNNNNNNNNNNNNNNNNNNNNNNNNNNNNNNNNNNNNNNNNNNNNNNNNNNNNNNNNNNNNNNNNNNNNNNNNNNNNNNNNNNNNNNNNNNNNNNNNNNNNNNNNNNNNNNNNNNNNNNNNNNNNNNNNNNNNNNNNNNNNNNNNNNNNNNNNNNNNNNNNNNNNNNNNNNNNNNNNNNNNNNNNNNNNNNNNNNNNNNNNNNNNNNNNNNNNNNNNNNNNNNNNNNNNNNNNNNNNNNNNNNNNNNNNNNNNNNNNNNNNNNNNNNNNNNNNNNNNNNNNNNNNNNNNNNNNNNNNNNNNNNNNNNNNNNNNNNNNNNNNNNNNNNNNNNNNNNNNNNNNNNNNNNNNNNNNNNNNNNNNNNNNNNNNagatagatgttcttgtgatgatgacttccagattttggggaattaatagatgttgatttgttttatttaatgagtttaagtcttccgcattattttctgttgatatatgttaaaatgataagggttagattggttggttcgctcacataggagggaaattgtgggtgccagtcgcggccccggatttgggtcgtgacagactttacttaatttttcaatttatatttgcAAGACTAATAACTCTTGAAGgtaaaataagaagaataatgtcatttatgtattaattttgtgaaatgacaaatattaaaaaatatttatttttaataagaatgATATGTAAATAGAAACCGAAAAAACTATATTGTAATAATACTAGtattaaattcaatatttcCAACGTGTAGGGGCTGGGTTAGGTGCTTGTCTTGGGTGGGCTGTAACAGCACCCAGAGGcactttttagttttgttttcgAAAAatagtcattattttttatttttaaatttatagatattctaagttttatttatgaattttagaactatcgaagttttttttttttaaattacagaGCTTGGAAAGTAAAAGTTGTGACAAAATTTGATTAATCCAAATTTACGTTTAAAGTTCAAACTTTGTAAGATAACAAAACGTTTTCTTAAGAATAATTTTATCTGAAAGACTGAAATCattagttaaaaataaataattatttatcacTCTGCCACAAACGTTAACAAACTCTTTGTACATTTATGATTGAATGCACACATTTGAATTTGAAGGTGAATTGAATTATTTCACAATGTGCATAAATGGACCTacaaattaggaaaaaaaaaggtttgtaGGACACACAATAATGTGAAAATGTCTCTAATAATAGTAGGGGCCTctctcaacaaaaaaaaaaaaagaagataaaaattaataaaataaacaccgtttttataaagagaaaaatgtacaaaaataaggtgacaaatatcaaattattgaatataaaataattctatCTCTATAGGTTAAAAAGGCAAAGACAACATCATTGATATAGAGAgcctctcttttcttcttttcttgtctcatgatgaaaaaaaatgttagtaCTTActatatttcaaaaatcattttttataaaaaaaaaatcatttccgatatttattttgaattcgattaattttatttgtatcaGAAAGCCCACATTGATGATGCAGTACAGCGCTCTTTATAGAaaaaactttatatttaaaattgaatctGAAATTTCTgataaataatagtataaaaataCTATTCATcttcctttctttattttttttcttcttattttattataaatatttatttttgaattgttcttgtggttaaattattaataatacatgcacataataatatttcaacaaatctatatatatatacatacattttgcAGAAAAATTGCAGGAATCATTGAATTAGTAGCACTTTTTCATTTGCATTGACAATGATGATATCTCTTTTATCATTATCAAATGACTTTAATCATTTATATCCCTTTTGTTACATATTCTTGATAGTCTCATAGGTATGGAGTCGTTTTATATTAAAAAGCATTTAATATGATAATACGAAATTTTTTCAgcgtaaatttaaatttaattaaattgtgatacaaatatcaaataacaagtggaaaacaaacaaacaaaaaatctttgtgatttgttaattgattaaatacaatatatcctatatattttccttatataaatttaatattacctctctccctatttacttgttcatattttctcttttagatattcctatttacttgtccattttaacaaatcgagaaaggacaaaaaaaattctattatatcctcatttaaacttcttgaaaatttctaaattttaattcatcctTTTTTTTAAGCATATTTAATGAGGGTAAAATGTAACTTCactatgttaattattgttatcttaatatgtgtgtcttttctaaagtggacaactaaatagggacagaggaATGTATatgatttagaaaaaatatatatatctaatcaATAATAATGTAAGATTCGAACACcgagtaaaaaaaaaaccaatCACTCACTTTTTGAACGCCGGAACTTTTGATTAATTAGCCCCTCATGTTGGGTTAAAGATTAGCATTAATTAGGCACACTAATAAGTTTATCCAATTTTACAAGTTTCCTAAgctacatatattattatattattgtatagAATAATTTCTTATAATTAAGTTGATGTAATTTAATAATACCAATTAGAAGGTTATGAATTTGAATGGAACCTTATGAATTCAATGAATATGTCAATTATCTCcacattttatcatatatatatatatatatatatatatatatatatatagtggaCGATAAAatccaataatattttataattaggtaaagagaaaataataaaaatacctCAACGCgacataaataacataaatatatccCTTCTTTGTTGGATTGTCCAATAGTTGTTGGATGTCCAATTTTATGTAACTTTTTTCATGAGATAAACATCACATGATATGTTAGGTTATCTCAACGCTCCTAAAGTCCTAATCCATTTTATAATCCACTTCTTGCTCTATCATTAGTATCTCTTtcatcattaattaaatatacttAATCGAATatcacaaatattaaaatgagaattcaatgagtaattgtaaaataaaaatgctATTATCCCAATTAGTAAAGTTATTAGTTAAAACTTTTTCAACTTAACTATCAATGTGGGGGGTGGGGATGGGGGGACAAGAAATTCACATTGATATGAAAACTCAATTAATTACCTAGATGCTACTACCAAAGACATGATTCCACTCTCATTTCTTCCCACTTATAGCATGTGTAGTAGTTATGGTGTAGAGTGGCTACTTTTGCTtctcttataattatatattcttaGTAATAATGATGGTGTTTGTGTTAATTTATACGTACTTCTATCGAAGCTTAGATAAATAGAAAGATGTTATTAAATGCATTATTTATCATTCATTGGCTTTGATTCCTAGcctttctatttttatattatattaattgcTAGATCACATTCTTATAATACTGCAAAGAATACATGTATTAGAGACTGCTAGATCACATCCTTATAATACTGCAAAGAATACATGCATTAGAGACAGATAATTATTCCTATCgctaaacaataaaaatttgttaaaaCTTTATTTAACAATAGATTAGTGATAGTACATTATCAAAAATTCATACTAGCCATTTCCTTTATAGTGCTAAATGCTCTTTTACCTTTTTCTCTTCAAGAAAATTACTTAAAGATTCATACCGTCAATCTAGATTTACACATTTATTTTATCACTAATCACAACTTATTCAgaattgaaatataataatcGTAATTGTTATTCGCTAAAAAATCTAACCtttacttttattatattttacttatttcattGACGATTAGATCAGATTAATCTTAAATGATCTCTTccctatttttctttaaaagagTATTCCTAATACCAAACTTCCCCTCCACCCCTAGCCCCCACACAACaaaaaagacataaatattcaaaaagtttACTCATAAAGCAAAATGGGATTTGACTATGGGATCAAATATTGATTGAGATTGAACTCTCTTTATTAGACACACATCATGACCCTTATATCATGCACTGTCTTACTATATTGCAAAAACTAGGGTCCCCACCccctaaaaaataaaacaaaaatggtTAAGGGAGAAAAATAATCTAACTTTTTTTCTCTATGTTTTATTTGGCTTTCTACTCTTTTCTTCAatcaatattttgtttttgtcaaCTTTTGTCATTGTGATAGAATGACATAGTTGAAAATTTTCCCACTTTCTCTAAGTGCATTTAGAATTTGTAAGGTGTAGTTTTATTTCTtaataaagagaataataaGTCAAtactaacaaaaatatttaatatagtgTCACAAGGTGAAGTCTGAAGAagataaagtatatatatatttatttttaatttacgtAGATATAGAGagcttttgttaaaaaaaattggctcaagtaaaacatataaaaagtataaaaaaaaaatatttctaaataaagaGTAAACTTTAAAGCATAGTTTTACTTCTAAATAAAGAATAGATTTACTAGTAAAATGCTTCAATAAATGCACaaggaaaagaaagaacatttcttaaaaaatactCCCCCTGTTTAAAAAATGTGatacttttatcttttaaagattcaatttatataaattttggttaaattttaaatatattttttaaatcatattgatatgagaAGATCGAACTGCAATgtatagtattttttatataacttttgaatattcaaatttttaatttcgaAATATTGAGTTGATCATGTCGATCATATTAATTCTCGAGAAGCGAaaagtatcatataaattaaagaaaaaaatactgaaatatacgtcttatgtttttcttatttccAATATCctcttttatttctaaaatcctctaaaatctcttatttctctTCTAACGTATTTAATGTATTCAAGTTACATATTAATATACGCAAGCCAGTATTTATtgtatccgagctacatattatgtattcggtttatttcataatgtattcGAGCTAGTTTTTGATATACatgagctagtttttaatgtatctaagctacatattatgtatccgatTTAGTTATACTGTATCCGAGatgatttttaatgtatcttgaagatataaattttaaggaattattataattagaaaaaaaaagtaagaataaaatataatttattctttACGGTATGGATTTTACgtaaattaacaaagaaaatagtACATAAGTACGTGAAGAGCATACTTGAATTTTTGGGCTAAAGGCCCATTTAAGCACAATATAGATATGAGCCCAAATCAACAGTTTGGGCCAATACGTAATTGTCTGTCAGAAGTACTACAATCTTTAGGcccataaaaaaataagatgtaaaaccaattttttaaattttaaatctcaaattttgaaattgagatGATCTGATAGCGTTATTAAAATACAcgttttatgtttattttataacatatttgagttattttttaatgtatccgagctacatattatgtatctgagctagtttttaatgtatctgaaAACATATTATGTATTAGATTTGTGTTACTTTTTAATGGATTAATATGATTACAAGTTAAAGAGGGATagattgtaatttcatattatacaAAAGGTGCGCAAAACGTAAACTCATAGAAAAATAGTCACAACTTAATAGAACAAAAGATATCCTCCACCTCATCCCCGTCTCCTCCTCCTTATTTACACAGAAGAAACGAcaaaataacataatacaaataatttaaacttttaaataagaTGATCGTGATTCGAAACGCTCGAAAAAGCGTAGATACTGAAACATGATTAATGCTTTGACTTTTCAATAATTCTGGAAAAAATGTCAGAtgcaaataaacaaataaataaaataaatattattttgctagttttttcattttttcatctGTACATAACGTTGTACCACTACACTAAGCTCATCAAAACCcttaaaatcataaacattaTTGTCATTGCCACTGACATTCTTAACCTCGTCAATATTGTTGCTCGTAGCTTGAATAATATTATCATTGTCATCGACATTTTTAACCTCATCAATATTATCGCTCGTAgcttgaataaaattatttttggcaCAATCATTTTGTACATATCGTTGTACCACCACACCAAGCTCATCAAAACCCttataatgataaatattattatcaacATGATTACTTGATGATGAAATTAAATTTGGAGTATTAATTTCTTGAACAAATTGATGATCATTATAAAACTCCAAACAGTTGTTGGTACCTACAAAATTTGGTCCATGCTCCAAATTTTTTTCATCAATCCTCATGTTGATATTTTCAGGAATCGGATCGTCgtgataaattatattttcatagccATTGAAATACTTAACTACGTCCATATTATAGCTCATAGCTTGAATAATATTGTTATTGTCACTGACTTCATCAATATTGTAGCTCGTAGCTTGAATAATATTGTTAAAAATATCGTCATTGATATTTATAACCTCATTAATATTATCGCTCGTAGCTTGAATAATATCTTCATCGTTGCGATGATCTATATCCTCATCGTTATTATTGGTCCTTTTGTTGATATAGATCTCGCACAATACACTTTTGTCCAACTACACACATTTAAGTGattaaatgcaaaaaaaaaattaagtaaattaattcTTCCATTAGAAAAAAACATTGAggaatgttatatatataaaaaaaatacaataagaagtttcaataataataacataatcagtatattttaattaaattaaaatcagaaCATATAACAATATACTTGATCGGTGTAATTTCAAAACTAAATAAGAACATTTATACTACTGTTGTaaaaacaacatattcaatataatttcaatGTCAAACAAGAGCATATATACACTGCAATAACAACATATTTGATCGGTaatgttatataaaaaaaaatacaataagaagtttcaataataataacataatcagtatatgttaaaattaaattaaaatcagaaCATATAACAATATACTTGATCGGTGTAATTTCAAAACTAAATAAGAACATATATACTACTGttgtaaaaacaacaacatattcaatataatttcaatGTCAAACAAGAGCATATATACACTGCAATAACAACATATTTGATTGGTATAATTTCAAAACTGAATAAGAACATATATACTTCTATTACTACTAcggtaacaacaacaacaacaatatattcaATGTAATTTTACAGTCAAATAAGAACATGTATACACtacaataacatattcagtgatttcaaaactaaataagaacatatatatatatatatatatactactacaacaacaacaatatattcagtgtaatttcaaataagaacatatatatatacataatactaCTATATTATAATGACGATgaagacaacaacaacaatattaatGTAATTTCACAATCAAATAAGAACATGCATACACtacaataacatattcagtgatttcaaaactaaataagaacatatatatatactactacaacaacaacaatatattcaGTGTAATTCCAAAtaagaacatatatatacatactacTACTATATTATAATGACGATgaagacaacaacaacaatgtaATTTCAAAACTACATGAGAGCATATATAAACTACTACTATACTATAACGATGATGATAACAACATATTCAGTGTAGTTTTAAAACTAACCTCATGTGATAAACCTTTTTTATGAATACGAAATTCATGCATTTTCCACTTAGATCtaattcctttttcttcttgGTAATCAAGTGTCTTTCTGTACCCAATAATTTGACCATCTTTCATTATTTCTACATCATTACCAGTAGCTTTCCAAAAGCCTTTGCTGCCTCCTACTTGTCTATTTGGTCTACCTCCTTTTTTGTACTTTCTTTCCCTTCTTGT includes:
- the LOC114076830 gene encoding NAC domain-containing protein 2-like — its product is MEELNSIPLGYRFLPTDDELIEHYLMKKINGEKLPKINDFQEICINSYHPQEYCTTENKHKRGENWYFFTRRERKYKKGGRPNRQVGGSKGFWKATGNDVEIMKDGQIIGYRKTLDYQEEKGIRSKWKMHEFRIHKKGLSHELDKSVLCEIYINKRTNNNDEDIDHRNDEDIIQATSDNINEVININDDIFNNIIQATSYNIDEVSDNNNIIQAMSYNMDVVKYFNGYENIIYHDDPIPENINMRIDEKNLEHGPNFVGTNNCLEFYNDHQFVQEINTPNLISSSSNHVDNNIYHYKGFDELGVVVQRYVQNDCAKNNFIQATSDNIDEVKNVDDNDNIIQATSNNIDEVKNVSGNDNNVYDFKGFDELSVVVQRYVQMKK